From Demequina capsici:
ACTGTCGGCTATCTGGAGCTCGTGTCGCGCATCGAGGGGCAGTTCGACACCCGCGACAACTCCTCGCTCGTGAACGAGATCACCCCCACGGCCGCCGCGACCACCGAGCCAGGGGACGCGAGCGCCGGCAGCGCGCTCAACATCCTGCTCATGGGCTCCGACGACCGCAGCGGCGAGAACGGCGTGATCGGCGGCACCGACGCCGGCGGCATGCGCAACGACACGACGATCCTGCTGCACATCTCCGCGGATCGCACCCGCGTCGAGCTGGTCTCGATCCCCCGCGACCTGCAGGTGCAGGTCTCGGACTGCACGCTGTTCGACGGCACGAAGGTCAAGGGCTGGTACGGCGACTTCAACATCGCGTTCTCGAACGGCGGCAAGCAGGGCGACGCCGCCGAGGCGGCCGCATGCGCCATCAACACCGTCCAGGACCTCACCGGCATCCCGATCGACCACTGGGCGGTGGTCGACTTCGCAGGGTTCGAGAGCATGGTCGACGCGATCGGCGGCATCCCCATGTGCATCACGCAGGACATCTCCTCCAAGAAGGCGAACCTCTACATCGACGCCGGCCCGCATCTGCTGAACGGGCAGCAGGCGCTCGCCTACGCCCGCCTGCGGACCGCGGAGTCCGGGGGCGTGTCCGGCTCGGACCTGCAGCGCATCACGCGCCAGCAGGAGCTGCTGCGCCAGACCATGCGCACGCTGATGGGCAAGAACCTGCTGACGGACACCGCGGAGATCACCCAGTTCGTCAAGGCCATGGCGGGCTCGATGACGATGGACGAGCAGCTCGGCGACCTCACCTACCTCGAGGGCCTCGCGTGGAGCCTGCGCGGCCTCAGCATCGACGACGTCACGTTCGCCACGGTGCCGTGGGAGTACACCTCGGACTTCCTCAACGTCGTCGCCACCGACGACGCCGCGACCATGTGGCAGGAGCTCAGGGACGACACGCCGCTCACGGTCGATGCCAAGGGCGACGCGTCGTCCGCGTGGGACACGGGACACGACAACACGACCGCGACGCCCGCCGCCACCGGGGCGTCCTCCTCCGCGGCTCCGAGCGGCTCCGCCACCGACGCGTCGTCCACCGCCGGCGAGAGCACCGACGACCTCCTGGCCCAGTGCACGGTGCAGTGACACCACCACACGAAGGCGGCGACCGCGCCGCAGCACCTCGGCATGCACGGCGATCATGGAAGCGCTCCGCGGCACCGTACGTCGCGTGCTCGATGGTGGCCGTCGCCACGTTCGGGGCCACGATCGGTGCGGCAAGCCTGCAGCGGGCGGACAGCCTGCTCAGCTCGCGCGGTCGCGATATCAGCGCGATCGACGGCTCCAAGGACGACGACACCGCAGTCGCCGAGCCCGCATCCTCGGACGACGCGCCCGCGGACCCGGACGCGAGCGAGGCACTGAACATCCTCATCGTCGGCGCGGACGTGCGCTCGGGCGAGAACGCCGCGCTCGGCGGCTACGTCGACGGCTCCCGCGCCGACGTGACGATCATCCTGCACATCTCCGCAGACCGGAGCCGCGTGGAGATGGTCTCCATCCCACGGGACACGATCGTCGACATCCCCTCCTGCGAGTCGTTCGACGGCGCCACGAGCCGCTCTTCGACGGAGAAGATCAACGCCGCGTTCAA
This genomic window contains:
- a CDS encoding LCP family protein codes for the protein MTASSREAAAVRRHGARQPGHPVLRFGALVVVAAVGFLTVGYLELVSRIEGQFDTRDNSSLVNEITPTAAATTEPGDASAGSALNILLMGSDDRSGENGVIGGTDAGGMRNDTTILLHISADRTRVELVSIPRDLQVQVSDCTLFDGTKVKGWYGDFNIAFSNGGKQGDAAEAAACAINTVQDLTGIPIDHWAVVDFAGFESMVDAIGGIPMCITQDISSKKANLYIDAGPHLLNGQQALAYARLRTAESGGVSGSDLQRITRQQELLRQTMRTLMGKNLLTDTAEITQFVKAMAGSMTMDEQLGDLTYLEGLAWSLRGLSIDDVTFATVPWEYTSDFLNVVATDDAATMWQELRDDTPLTVDAKGDASSAWDTGHDNTTATPAATGASSSAAPSGSATDASSTAGESTDDLLAQCTVQ